One Malus sylvestris chromosome 14, drMalSylv7.2, whole genome shotgun sequence DNA segment encodes these proteins:
- the LOC126600340 gene encoding uncharacterized mitochondrial protein AtMg00810-like yields MDVKNTFLYGILQEEVYMEQSPGIQSADPSLHYVFLLLYVDDVILTGSSSELISNVIKGLIEEFDMKDLGQLNYFLGLQISYTSGGLFVSQTKYINELVAKVDLQDCKPCATPCLPYHRLLKDDGKPYHNPEQYRSIVDALQYLTFTRLDIAFLVNQACQFMHNPMESHVIAVK; encoded by the exons atggatgtaaaaaataCCTTTTTATATGGCATTCTTCAAGAGGAAGTGTATATGGAACAATCTCCAGGGATTCAAAGTGCAGATCCTTCTCTTCATTATGTGT TCTTGCTgctctatgttgatgatgtgataCTTACTGGCAGTAGCTCTGAACTTATTTCAAATGTGATTAAGGGTCTCATAGAGGAATTTGATATGAAGGACTTGGGccaactgaattatttcttgggGTTACAGATTAGTTATACCTCAGGAGGGTTATTTGTTTCTCAAACAAAGTATATCAATGAGTTAGTTGCGAAGGTTGACTTGCAAGATTGTAAACCTTGTGCTACACCTTGTTTACCGTATCATCGGTTACTTAAGGATGATGGCAAACCATACCATAATCCTGAGCAATACAGAAGCATAGTTGATGCCCTTCAATATCTAACATTTACTAGACTCGATATCGCATTCTTAGTGAATCAAGCCTGTCAGTTTATGCACAATCCTATGGAGTCTCATGTTATTGCGGTTAAATGA
- the LOC126600098 gene encoding protein EMSY-LIKE 4-like codes for MGNHKHNHGIGSERMSPATKPHGKDLWDMELHVHHLETEAYHAVLKAFSAQSNNLTWAREALMTELRRELNITDDEHGQLLIKIKSDQSIKVIREWRNGAPCAQEYSEDAPRYPPQVVINAEPRKLETSHPPVSKSQKCVSYSHSCKETAPSAAPDAHTKNTNGMRVKRGKNLTQGNSLVVSLKYQGQLSNDKSTDPAMLSSEKGRQAMNISCHNPQPQVPSGSRSTGLVKPQSKIGFRAAGSDNFKESCDFIRIRATDQVIHQAYKLLSQERVVPLHIEKAKLILREHERAILDALDKLPDVSEMADSPKQMQHKYPHEELPGMGRAMLIRNDLYGQAGRLAY; via the exons ATGG GAAATCACAAGCACAACCATGGCATTGGATCTGAAAGGATGTCTCCAGCAACAAAACCTCATGGAAAGGATTTATGGGATATGGAGCTTCACGTTCACCATTTGGAAACAGAGGCATACCATGCTGTTCTGAAGGCTTTTAGCGCTCAATCTAATAACCTAACTTGG GCACGGGAGGCACTTATGACCGAGCTGCGGAGGGAACTTAATATTACAGATGATGAACATGGACAGCTGCTCATTAAGATTAAGTCAGATCAGTCAATCAAAGTGATAAG GGAATGGCGGAATGGTGCCCCTTGTGCTCAAGAGTATAGTGAGGATGCTCCTAGATATCCTCCTCAAGTAGTGATCAATGCTGAACCGAGAAAACTGGAGACTTCACATCCTCCTGTTTCAAAGTCTCAGAAATGTGTCTCATACAGTCATTCTTGTAAAGAAACTGCCCCTTCTGCTGCACCA GATgcccacaccaaaaacactaaTGGAATGAGAGTCAAACGTGGAAAAAACTTAACTCAAGGAAACAGCCTTGTCGTGAGCTTGAAG TACCAAGGACAACTTAGCAATGATAAAAGTACCGACCCGGCAATGCTCTCCTCTGAGAAAGGCAGGCAGGCTATGAATATAAGTTGTCATAATCCTCAGCCTCAGGTTCCATCTGGTAGCAGAAGTACTGGACTGGTAAAACCCCAATCGAAGATAGGTTTCCGCGCAGCTGGCTCTGATAATTTCAAGGAAAGTTGTGATTTTATTAGGATTCGTGCTACAGATCAAGTTATTCATCAG GCTTATAAGCTGCTAAGTCAAGAAAGAGTAGTCCCACTTCATATAGAAAAGGCAAAGCTAATCCTTCGA GAGCACGAAAGAGCTATCCTCGACGCACTTGATAAACTGCCTGATGTGTCAGAGATGG CCGATTCTCCCAAGCAAATGCAGCACAAGTATCCTCATGAGGAGCTTCCAGGAATGGGACGTGCAATGTTGATACGCAATGACTTGTATGGACAGGCTGGTAGGCTGGCATACTGA